The genomic window GGTCGATGCTGGTGGCCGGCCTCGACCCGGACGCGCAGGGCCCGGAGGTGCGGGCCCACCTGGGTGTCGTGCCCCAGCAGGACAACCTCGACGAGGAACTGTCGGTGCGCGACAACCTGATCGTCTACGGCCGCTACTTCGGACTCTCGCACTCCTACCTGCGCAGCAAGGCGGACGAGCTTCTCGAGTTCGCGCAGCTCACCGAGAAGGCCAGGGCCAAGGTCACGGCCCTGTCCGGCGGCATGAAGCGCCGCCTCACCATCGCCCGCTCGCTGATCAACGAGCCGCGGGTCCTGCTCCTCGACGAGCCGACCACCGGCCTGGACCCGCAGGCCCGACATGTCCTGTGGGACCGACTGTTCCGCCTCAAGGAGGTCGGTGTCACCCTCGTGGTGACCACCCACTTCATGGATGAGGCCGAACAGCTCTGTGACCGCCTCATCGTCGTGGACCACGGCCGGATCATGGCCGAGGGAAGCCCCCGGGCCCTGATCCGCGAGTTCTCCACACGAGAGGTGCTCGAGGTCCGCTTCGGCGCGCGGCGCAACGCCGAGGTCGTGGATCGGCTCCAGGGCGTCGGCACGCGCCTGGAGGTCCTGCCAGACCGCATCCTCATCTATGCCGAGGACGGGGAGGCCGCGCTCGAGGACGTGACCCGCCTAGGACTGTCACCCATCACCTCCCTGGTGCGGCGGTCCTCGCTCGAGGATGTCTTCCTGCACCTGACGGGGCGGACCCTCGTTGACTGACAACATCCAGGATCTGCGCCAGCTCGCTGCCTCCGGCCGGGTCCCCGCACCGGAGGTCCTCGCCGCGCGCTCACGTCGCTGGGGCTGGTGGTACTTCGTGGAGTACTGGCTGCGCACCGCCCGCGCCTGGTTCGTCTCGATCCTGGTCTATATGGTCGGGGAGCCGCTGCTCTATCTCGTGGCGCTCGGCCTGGGGCTAGGCGCTCTTGTGGACAGCGGGGTCGGCACGGTCGACGGCGTGTCCTACCTGGTGTTCGTGGCACCGGCGTTGCTGATCTCGACGGTGGTGATGTCGACCGGTGGGGAGCTGACCTATCCGGTGATGGCGGGCTTCAAGTGGGACCGGCTCTACTACGGCCCGGCCGCGACCCCGGTGACACCGGCGCAGATCGCGGTCGGCCAGTTCCTGGGCGTGATGATCCGGTTCACGCTCCAGGCGGGCATCTTCTGGGCGATGCTCCTGGCGTTCGGGGCGGCCCCGCGCGGGTGGGCGATCTCGCTGCTGACCATCCCGATCGCAGTGCTGACCGCCGCCGCGTTCGGCGCACCCCTGCAGGCGTATGCCGCGAGCCTCACCGATGAGGGATACCAGTTCGCCTTCGTGCAGCGGTTCGTCATCATGCCGATGTTTCTCTTCGCCGGGACCTTCTTCCCGCTGTCCTCGATGCCTGGCTACCTGCACTGGATCGGCTGGGTCTCCCCGGTGTGGCACGGCACCCAGCTCTCGCGCCAGGTGACCTACGGCGCGGTCGAGCCGGCGTGGCTCACCGTGGTGCACATCGCCTTCCTGGTCGTCCTGACGGCGCTCGGGCTCGTGTGGGCGCGCCGCAACTACACGGTGCGGTTGGGGAGCTGACGTGACCGATGAGATGAGGACCTCGAGCCCTGCCGTGAGTACCGGCGTGAGCACCGGCGTGAGCACCGGCGCGCGCGGACGCCTGAGCGCGGTCTACGGGGGCAACGCGCGGGCGGTCATCGAACGCGGGTTCCGGGTCATCGCCCGGCAGAACTGGATGATCCTGGTGTCCGGCTTCTTCGAGCCGGTGCTCTATCTGCTCGCGATGGGTCTTGGCCTCGGAGCTCTGGTGGGCGAGGTGGAGGGACCGGGTGGCTCGAGCATCCCCTACACGGCCTACATCGCGCCGGCGCTGCTGGCGACGTCGGCGATGAACGGTGCCATCTATGACTCGACGTGGAACGTCTTCTTCAAGCTCCGCTTCGCGCGTCTCTACCAGGCGATGCTGCAGACCTCGCTCGGGCCGATGGATGTGGCGCTGGGCGAGATCTTCCTCGCGCTCTTCCGCGGCTTCCTCTATGCCTGCGGGTTCATGGTCGTGATGCTGGTGATGGGCCTGGTGACCTCCCCGTGGGCTCTCCTGATGATCCCCGTCGCGCTGCTGATCGCCCTTGGCTTCGCCAGCTTCGGCATGGCCGTCACCTCCTATCTGAAGTCGTTCCAGCAGATGGATGTCGTCAACTTCGTGATGCTGCCGATGTTCCTCTTCTCGGCGACGCTCTATCCCATCGAGGTCTTCCCCGAGGCCATCCAGTGGTTCATCAAGGCGATGCCGCTGTGGCACGGGGTCGAGCTCATGCGGCACCTGGCCGTCGGCTACCTGTCCTGGGCAGCGGTGGGTCACGCCCTCTATTTCGTGGTGATGACCGTGGTCGGCGTGTGGTTCACCACGGTGCGGCTGCGGGCACTCTTCCTGCGCTGAGGCCGCCCGACCCGTCGTGGCTAAGCCAGCTGCGCACCGATGACGGACGCGACCTACGACTTCCCGGGAGGTGGTGTCATCCTCCCGGACGATGTGCGCAGGACCCGGCCGTCGCTACGGTCGAGGCGTGAGGATCTGGGCAGTGGGTGTCGTGCTCCTGGCTGGGCTGGCCGCCTGCCAACCGGCAGCCGACCCACAGGTCGTGGGCAGGGCGGGCGTGAGCGTGGGCGCCGACGGGGTGCCGGTCGCCCACTTCGTCACCTGCGGGGAGTCCTTCGTGGCCGAGATCGAGGTGCGCCTGCGTGACGGGGTGCCCGAGGACGAGATCGCGCCACTGGTCGGTTCGGCAGTTCCTGCCGACAGCTTCGAGCGTGGCCAGGTCGTGCTGGGCGCCGACGTCGTGCCGAAGTGGGATCCTGACCTGCGCTACTGGGTCGAGGCGGAGCATGCCGACGGTGACGAGGTGATTGAGCCGGCGGTCTTCCAGCGGGCACACCTGGATCACCTGGCTGACGGCCAGGTGATTGCCGGCGACGGTGAGACGGTCAGGCTCGAGCTGCTGCACACCTGTTGAGTTGGAGCCCGGGGCGGGTGAGGGGTGGCCCTTGTCAGACCCCGGTGGGACGCTGAGGAGATGGACACGCTCACGCACACACAGTTCACTGAGGCCGGGTTGGCCGACTGGCGCGACCTGGCGCAGGGGATCCACGCCAGATTTGCCACCGGCGACTTCGCGACCGGGCTCCGCTTCGTGACCGCAGTCGGACAGGCCGCAGAGGAGGCCGGACACCACCCCGACGTCACCCTCACCTATCCGCACGTCGACATCATGCTCGTCAGCCATGACGCCGGCGGCCTGACCCCACGCGACCTCGACCTGGCGGGTCAGATCTCCGACATCGCCCGTGACTCAGGCGTGAGTGCGGCGGTCGAAGCCCTCGTGGAGGTGGAGCTGTCTCTCGACACGGCGGACGGGCAGACCATCGGCCCGTTCTGGGCCGCGCTGCTGACCGGGTCGACGGACAGCTTCGCCGACGGTCAGGTCCGCGACAGCGGGGGCAGGGTGCCAC from Ornithinimicrobium cryptoxanthini includes these protein-coding regions:
- a CDS encoding ABC transporter permease, whose amino-acid sequence is MSTGVSTGARGRLSAVYGGNARAVIERGFRVIARQNWMILVSGFFEPVLYLLAMGLGLGALVGEVEGPGGSSIPYTAYIAPALLATSAMNGAIYDSTWNVFFKLRFARLYQAMLQTSLGPMDVALGEIFLALFRGFLYACGFMVVMLVMGLVTSPWALLMIPVALLIALGFASFGMAVTSYLKSFQQMDVVNFVMLPMFLFSATLYPIEVFPEAIQWFIKAMPLWHGVELMRHLAVGYLSWAAVGHALYFVVMTVVGVWFTTVRLRALFLR
- a CDS encoding ABC transporter ATP-binding protein; the encoded protein is MTDAEAGPIIVAEALTKVYGQTRAVDGISFSITSGESFGLLGPNGAGKSTTMRMIGGTLTRTGGSMLVAGLDPDAQGPEVRAHLGVVPQQDNLDEELSVRDNLIVYGRYFGLSHSYLRSKADELLEFAQLTEKARAKVTALSGGMKRRLTIARSLINEPRVLLLDEPTTGLDPQARHVLWDRLFRLKEVGVTLVVTTHFMDEAEQLCDRLIVVDHGRIMAEGSPRALIREFSTREVLEVRFGARRNAEVVDRLQGVGTRLEVLPDRILIYAEDGEAALEDVTRLGLSPITSLVRRSSLEDVFLHLTGRTLVD
- a CDS encoding 4a-hydroxytetrahydrobiopterin dehydratase, with amino-acid sequence MDTLTHTQFTEAGLADWRDLAQGIHARFATGDFATGLRFVTAVGQAAEEAGHHPDVTLTYPHVDIMLVSHDAGGLTPRDLDLAGQISDIARDSGVSAAVEALVEVELSLDTADGQTIGPFWAALLTGSTDSFADGQVRDSGGRVPLLWFQDTDAHETPRQRFHLDVWVPTELAEQRIAAGVAAGGTVVDDSAAPSFVVLADAEGNRACVCTTDR
- a CDS encoding ABC transporter permease, with amino-acid sequence MTDNIQDLRQLAASGRVPAPEVLAARSRRWGWWYFVEYWLRTARAWFVSILVYMVGEPLLYLVALGLGLGALVDSGVGTVDGVSYLVFVAPALLISTVVMSTGGELTYPVMAGFKWDRLYYGPAATPVTPAQIAVGQFLGVMIRFTLQAGIFWAMLLAFGAAPRGWAISLLTIPIAVLTAAAFGAPLQAYAASLTDEGYQFAFVQRFVIMPMFLFAGTFFPLSSMPGYLHWIGWVSPVWHGTQLSRQVTYGAVEPAWLTVVHIAFLVVLTALGLVWARRNYTVRLGS